The genomic region TCTACCTAGTAGAGCTGGATTATCACTTAATGAGGATTGGGTTTTTGCCATACAAATAGGTAAATCACTATAACCTAATTCATTTAGCTTCTTTATTTCGCTTAGTGCACTAGCTGAAAAAGCTACGTCATTTGCTCCATATATTTTTTGTGCAATAGCTCTTATTTTTTCAGGTATAGTCATACCTAAATCGTAGGCATATTCAAACTCATTAGTATTACCTTCTATAAGCTTAAGAACTTCTTTTGCTAGGATCTCTCCACCAGCTCCGCCCTTTTCCCACACTTCTGAAATTGCCACATTTACTCCTAACTCTGAACACATCTGCTCAACTAATTGTAATTCAGCTTCAGTATCTAACGGGAATTTATTTATGGCTACTACGGCTGGTAACTTAAATACTGTAGTAATATTTTCTACATGTTTAAGTAAATTTGGTAATCCCTTTCTTAATGCTTCTAAATTCTCTTTATTTAATTCATCTTTGCTCACACCACCATTATATTTTAATGCTCTAACTGTTGCAACAATAATAACTGCATCTGGCTTGAGTCCCGTCATTCTACATTTGATATCTAGAAACTTCTCAGCTCCTAAGTCTGCTCCAAAGCCCGCCTCAGTAACTACATAATCAGCAAAATTCATAGCCATTTTTGTAGCTATAACTGAGTTGCATCCATGTGCTATATTTGCAAAAGGTCCTCCATGTACAAATGCTGGTGTACCCTCCAAAGTTTGAACTAAATTAGGTTTAACCCCGTCCTTAAGAAGGGCTGCCATAGCACCGTGAGCACTTAATTCCTTAGCTGTAACAGGTTTATCTTCATAGGTATAACCTATTATTATATTACCTAACTTTTCTTTTAAATCTACTAGATCATTAGCCAGACAAAGTATGGCCATTACCTCAGAGGCTACTGCGATATCAAATCCATCTTCCCGAGGCACTCCATTAGTTTTTCCTCCTAAGCCAACAATAATATCTCTAAGTTGTCTATCATTCATATCCATAGCCCTTTTCCAAGTAATTCTACGGGGATCAATGTTTAGAGAATTTCCTTGGTGAATATGATTGTCTATCAGAGCAGCTAACAGATTATTTGCTGCTGCTATAGCGTGAAAATCTCCGGTAAAATGTAGATTTATA from Serpentinicella alkaliphila harbors:
- a CDS encoding formate--tetrahydrofolate ligase → MFKSDIEIAQEAKLKDIREIASKLELNEDDIELYGKFKAKVDNNLLRTRPTSHKAKLILTTAINPTPAGEGKTTTTIGVSDALTRLGKKTIVALREPSLGPVFGVKGGATGGGYAQVVPMEDINLHFTGDFHAIAAANNLLAALIDNHIHQGNSLNIDPRRITWKRAMDMNDRQLRDIIVGLGGKTNGVPREDGFDIAVASEVMAILCLANDLVDLKEKLGNIIIGYTYEDKPVTAKELSAHGAMAALLKDGVKPNLVQTLEGTPAFVHGGPFANIAHGCNSVIATKMAMNFADYVVTEAGFGADLGAEKFLDIKCRMTGLKPDAVIIVATVRALKYNGGVSKDELNKENLEALRKGLPNLLKHVENITTVFKLPAVVAINKFPLDTEAELQLVEQMCSELGVNVAISEVWEKGGAGGEILAKEVLKLIEGNTNEFEYAYDLGMTIPEKIRAIAQKIYGANDVAFSASALSEIKKLNELGYSDLPICMAKTQSSLSDNPALLGRPEGFSINVRQIKVSAGAGFIVAITGDIMTMPGLPAKPAANNIDINEDGKITGLF